In Bacillus thermozeamaize, the genomic window ACCGAGGCTTCCCGGCCCGCCAGCCCCTTGAGGTGAGCGGCTACCAGGACGGCACTGGCGCCGGTTCCGCAGGCAAGGGTGATGCCCGAACCGCGCTCCCAGGTGCGCATGCGGAGATTGGCCGAATCCAGAACCTGCACGAAGTGGACGTTGGTCCGCCGGGGAAAGAGGAAGTGATGCTCCAGCCGGGGGCCCCAGTAGGCCAGATCCACTGCTGCCACATCATCCACAAAGATCACGATGTGCGGATTCCCCATGGAGACAGCCGTAAAGACGAAGCGGCGCCCCTCCACTTCCAGCTCTGCATCAAGCACAGGCTCCCGTTCGGGACCTGCCATGGGGATGCTGGTGGAGCGCAGATGCGGCGGACCCATGTCCACCTTTACGGCCGTCACCTGACCGTTTTCCCCGAGGATAAGCTCCGGCACGATGGTGCCCGCCAAGGTTTGCACCAGGAAGCGGGTCTTGCTGGTGAGACCCCTGTCGTAGACGAAGCGAGCGAAGCAGCGCATCCCATTGCCGCACATCTCGGCTTCTGAACCGTCGGCGTTGAAGATGCGGAAGCGAAAGTCGTGGCCGGGGGCCGTGGGAGAGAGGACGCAGATGAGGCCATCACTGCCGATGCCGAAGTTCCGGTCGCTTACGGCCCGGGCCAGTTCCGGCAGCCGCTCTTCGGGCACCTTCTCTTCGATGTTATTGATGTAGATGTAGTTGTTTCCAAGTCCTTCCATCTTCGTGAACTTGACCATCGGGCCGTCTCCCTCCTCCGTATTTGCATCTTTTTTGAACCCATCCGCGTGCTAAAAGATGTGCATTTCTATATTCAAAGAGGTGCATTGCTATTATTCTATGTATTGATGAAAAAGTGAGAATCTGTAGATCTTCTTAAGTTTATCAGTCGTTCCCCGTGATGTCAATGCAACCCCTGTTATGATGTGCGCCAACCCTCGGCAGACAAATCCCCTTTGCCATAGCCCAAATCCCTTTCACGAACCCTCTTTTAGATGCGCAGATAGATGCACAGATCCGAGTCCCAACGGAGGGTCATTTTTTGCGTGGTGAGAATGGTTTGTATTGAAATGGCATTGATAAACACATATTGATTTGGATTGGTTCTCTGATTTACAATGTGTGCATCCGAGACCAGGACCGCCGTGACGGTGATGCTGCCGGAGAGGAGAGCCCCAGCCTGCCGTGGACCTCGTGAGAAGCAAGGCGAAGGGGCAGGCGG contains:
- a CDS encoding diaminopimelate epimerase, yielding MVKFTKMEGLGNNYIYINNIEEKVPEERLPELARAVSDRNFGIGSDGLICVLSPTAPGHDFRFRIFNADGSEAEMCGNGMRCFARFVYDRGLTSKTRFLVQTLAGTIVPELILGENGQVTAVKVDMGPPHLRSTSIPMAGPEREPVLDAELEVEGRRFVFTAVSMGNPHIVIFVDDVAAVDLAYWGPRLEHHFLFPRRTNVHFVQVLDSANLRMRTWERGSGITLACGTGASAVLVAAHLKGLAGREASVQLPGGSLRIEWAADGHVYKTGPANYVCTGEFLRPW